A single genomic interval of Schistocerca americana isolate TAMUIC-IGC-003095 chromosome 2, iqSchAmer2.1, whole genome shotgun sequence harbors:
- the LOC124595264 gene encoding uncharacterized protein LOC124595264 isoform X3, protein MYGIPRSTLQFQLSNKYTKSSHGPAPILTTEEENTLVWWIFECAQKGFPRRKQDIQASVREFLHNSKRPNPFKDDTPGNKWYSAFLKRHPEVSERTPEGVTAASACVSKQDVRGWFTSTEDLLKEENVFDVLSCPSRIFNGDETNFVLCPKKDIVLAPTGFKNLYEVEKGPAKATLTVMCTFSADGKMCPPMIIYPYQRIPTKVISKVPEKWGIGRSDSGSMISEVFFEFISPTTSNSVCLWS, encoded by the exons ATGTACGGGATTCCCAGATCAACATTACAATTCCAGCTGAGTAATAAATATACCAAATCATCCCATGGGCCAGCGCCTATACTGACCACAGAGGAGGAAAACACCCTTGTTTG GTGGATCTTTGAATGTGCTCAGAAGGGATTCCCACGGCGAAAACAAGATATTCAGGCAAGCGTGCGAGAATTTCTTCATAACAGTAAACGTCCTAATCCTTTTAAGGATGACACCCCTGGTAACAAATGGTATTCTGCCTTTTTAAAAAGGCATCCGGAAGTTTCTGAAAGAACACCTGAGGGTGTAACTGCTGCAAGTGCTTGTGTTAGTAAACAAGACGTGAGAGGATGGTTTACGTCCACAGAAGACCTCCTTAAGGAGGAGAATGTATTTGATGTGCTGTCATGTCCAAGCCGTATTTTCAATGGCGATGAAACTAATTTTGTTCTGTGCCCTAAGAAAGATATTGTACTTGCACCCACGGGCTTTAAAAATCTCTATGAAGTAGAGAAAGGTCCAGCCAAAGCTACTCTCACTGTCATGTGCACATTCTCAGCAGATGGAAAGATGTGCCCTCCAATGATAATTTACCCCTATCAGAGAATTCCTACCAAAGTTATCAGCAAGGTTCCTGAAAAGTGGGGCATCGGGAGAAGCGACAGTGGATCGATGATATCTGAAGTTTTCTTCGAGTTCATTTCTCCTACGACCAGTAATTCTGTTTGTTTATGGTCATAA
- the LOC124595264 gene encoding uncharacterized protein LOC124595264 isoform X1, producing MIEKIDLENTIKNGFRAIGLYPWNPSNTDFSKRLGSNVSDRNNITSNSRKSEILPLPYDTFVQVVGEDKINEFETIQNMTENAHGEDFFLLYWLWKCYQNEKQKQEQKATQITPYANVSLSDENLNISNPQHASSEEASQSSSGRDATENTPIVNKTPTKCINEVLLWSETPKRKGKRQVERVPFVLTSRKWNNLHEEKVKMREDAMKQKEKRKQGREEKKMKKQATQQINKKKKMKRDTSIRTELTSQAKHSEVENAPASTSGCMRTKEKEFHGMCFKCTRSVSSKKGYECNSCKKLFHSTCIPSGHQIHIPDDSDDDFFVCHNCYVVHDSDNTDAFDDESDFSESVE from the coding sequence ATGATTGAAAAAATCGACCTTGAAAACACAATTAAAAATGGTTTCAGAGCTATCGGGTTGTACCCATGGAACCCAAGTAACACTGATTTCTCAAAGCGCTTGGGTAGTAATGTTTCTGACCGCAATAATATTACCAGCAACAGCAGGAAGTCAGAAATCCTGCCTCTTCCATACGACACTTTCGTTCAGGTTGTTGGAgaagataaaataaatgaatttgaGACTATACAGAATATGACAGAAAACGCTCATGGAGAAGATTTCTTTCTTCTATATTGGCTATGGAAATGTtatcaaaatgaaaaacaaaaacaggaACAGAAAGCTACTCAAATCACGCCGTATGCCAACGTGTCCCTTTCTGATGAAAATTTGAACATTTCAAATCCACAACATGCCTCGAGTGAAGAAGCTAGCCAGAGTTCATCAGGAAGAGATGCCACAGAAAATACGCCTATAGTAAATAAAACTCCAACCAAATGCATAAACGAAGTGCTTCTTTGGTCAGAAACGccaaaaaggaaaggaaagcgaCAAGTGGAACGAGTCCCATTTGTTTTAACCTCAAGAAAGTGGAATAACCTGCACGAAGAAAAGGTGAAAATGAGGGAGGATGccatgaaacagaaagaaaaacgaaagcagggaagagaagagaagaaaatgaaaaagcaAGCTACTcaacaaattaataaaaagaagaaaatgaagagagaTACCAGCATTCGGACAGAGCTGACATCCCAAGCTAAGCATTCAGAGGTTGAGAACGCTCCAGCTTCTACAAGTGGTTGCATGAGGACTAAAGAAAAAGAGTTTCATGGAATGTGCTTCAAATGTACAAGAAGTGTTTCTTCCAAGAAGGgatatgaatgtaatagctgtaAAAAACTTTTCCACTCTACATGCATACCCAGTGGACATCAAATACATATCCCAGATGATTCAGATGATGATTTCTTTGTATGCCATAATTGTTACGTGGTACATGATAGTGACAATACTGATGCCTTTGATGATGAAAGTGATTTCTCAGAATCGGTGGAATAA